The Desulfobacterales bacterium genomic interval TTTCATCATCTTCTCCATCTATTGTTTCTTTTATTTACAAAAAATCCCGGGGATCGGTAATGGCGCCGGTAACCGCGGTTGCGGCCGCGGCGGCCGGGCTCATCAGGTGGACCATCCCGCCCTTGCCCATCCGGCCGTTGAAGTTGCGGTTGGTGGTGGAGGCGCAGGATTCGCCCTCGGCCAGCACCCCGTTGCTCATCCCCAGGCAGGCGCCGCAGGTGGGGTTGGTAACGCAGAAACCGGCCTGCATGAAGATGGTGATGATCCCCTCCTCCATGGCCTGGGCATAGACCGCCGGGGTGGCCGGCGACAGGATGCCGCGGACCTCGGCGGCCAGGGTGCGGCCCTTGAGGATCCGGGCCGCCTGGCGCAGATCCTCGATCCGGCCGTTGGTGCAGGAACCCATGTAGACCTGGTCCACCCTTGTGCCGGCCATCTCGCTGATGTCCTTGACCTCGTCCGGCTTGAAGCCGAAGGTGACCTGGGGCGTCAGGCCGGAGATCTCGAAGGTCATGGTCTCGGCATACACCGCATCCGGGTCGGAATGATATTTTTTAAAATCCGCGACCGCCGCCGCGACGGTCGGGTAGTCGTCCTGGATGTGGGGCCAGAGATAGTCGGCAGTGACCCGGTCGGGCAGACAGACCCCGCAGGTGGCGCCGGCCTCGATGGCCATGTTGCAGAGGGTCATCCGCGACTCCATCGACATTTTTTCAACTACCGGACCGGTGAACTCCATCACCTTGTTGGTGGCGCCGTTCACGGTCAGCTTCTTGATGATGTGCAGGATAACGTCCTTGGCATATACCCCGTCCGCCAGGCAGCCGGTGATCTCGATTTTCATGGTCTCCGGCTCCTTGAAGGAACAGACCCCCTTGAGGATCCCCACCTCCA includes:
- a CDS encoding 3-isopropylmalate dehydratase large subunit, producing MGKTITEKIFAAHLRDTPCPGNVVLDIDVVMCHEITTPIAITDLMERGMDRVFDPAGIKAVIDHVTPSKDSKTATQAKILRDWARRHHIRDFFDIGANGVCHALFPEKGFIRPGNTVIMGDSHTCTHGAFGAFAAGIGTTDLEVGILKGVCSFKEPETMKIEITGCLADGVYAKDVILHIIKKLTVNGATNKVMEFTGPVVEKMSMESRMTLCNMAIEAGATCGVCLPDRVTADYLWPHIQDDYPTVAAAVADFKKYHSDPDAVYAETMTFEISGLTPQVTFGFKPDEVKDISEMAGTRVDQVYMGSCTNGRIEDLRQAARILKGRTLAAEVRGILSPATPAVYAQAMEEGIITIFMQAGFCVTNPTCGACLGMSNGVLAEGESCASTTNRNFNGRMGKGGMVHLMSPAAAAATAVTGAITDPRDFL